A single genomic interval of Novosphingobium ginsenosidimutans harbors:
- a CDS encoding acyl-CoA dehydrogenase family protein: MDFEPTERQRYWRDRVRQFIEAHVRPRNDDYKAEDKSGERWKVLQVVEEEKARAKAQGIWNLFMPPRNSGHHHVDDTFEFEGPGLTNLEYAMCAEEMGRIGWSSEVFNCSAPDTGNMEVLHRYGTLEQKEKWLKPLMNGEIRSAFLMTEPAVASSDATNIETSIRREGDEYVINGRKWWSSGLGDPRCKIAIVMGKTDFEAKRHQQQSMVLMEIDSPGVEVIRHLPVFGYDDAPHGHMEVVMKDVRIPASNMLLGEGRGFEIAQGRLGPGRIHHCMRTIGVAEEAIAKMAKRLQSRVAFGKTVAEHSIWEQRIAQARIDIEMTRLLCLKAADMMDKVGNKAAALEIAMIKVQAPNMALRIIDDAIQAHGGGGVSDDFGLASAWAHQRTLRLADGPDEVHARAIARIEFARHSANAKADGAFSSGDLGVAR; this comes from the coding sequence ATGGATTTCGAACCCACCGAACGGCAACGCTATTGGCGCGATCGCGTGCGCCAGTTCATCGAGGCTCACGTCCGCCCGCGCAACGACGACTACAAGGCCGAGGACAAGTCTGGCGAACGCTGGAAGGTCCTGCAGGTGGTCGAAGAGGAAAAGGCCCGCGCCAAGGCGCAGGGGATCTGGAACCTGTTCATGCCCCCCCGCAATTCGGGCCATCATCACGTCGACGATACCTTCGAATTCGAAGGCCCGGGCCTGACCAACCTTGAATATGCCATGTGCGCCGAAGAAATGGGTCGCATCGGCTGGTCGAGCGAAGTGTTCAATTGCTCCGCGCCCGACACCGGCAACATGGAAGTGCTGCACCGCTACGGCACGCTGGAGCAGAAGGAGAAGTGGCTGAAGCCGCTGATGAACGGCGAAATCCGTTCGGCCTTCCTGATGACCGAGCCGGCGGTTGCCTCGTCCGACGCGACCAACATCGAAACCTCGATCCGCCGCGAAGGCGACGAATACGTCATCAACGGCCGCAAGTGGTGGTCCTCGGGCCTGGGCGATCCGCGCTGCAAGATCGCGATCGTCATGGGCAAGACCGATTTCGAGGCCAAGCGTCACCAGCAGCAGTCGATGGTGCTGATGGAAATCGACAGCCCCGGCGTCGAGGTGATCCGTCACCTGCCGGTGTTCGGCTATGACGATGCCCCGCATGGCCACATGGAAGTGGTGATGAAGGATGTCCGCATCCCCGCCAGCAACATGCTGCTGGGCGAAGGCCGCGGGTTCGAAATCGCCCAGGGCCGCCTCGGGCCGGGCCGCATCCACCACTGCATGCGCACCATCGGCGTGGCCGAGGAAGCGATTGCCAAGATGGCCAAGCGGCTCCAGTCGCGCGTCGCCTTCGGCAAGACCGTGGCCGAACATTCGATCTGGGAACAGCGCATTGCCCAGGCCCGGATCGATATCGAAATGACCCGCCTGCTCTGCCTCAAGGCGGCCGACATGATGGACAAGGTCGGCAACAAGGCGGCAGCGCTGGAAATCGCCATGATCAAGGTCCAGGCCCCGAACATGGCGCTGCGGATCATCGACGATGCGATCCAGGCCCACGGCGGCGGCGGCGTTTCGGACGACTTTGGCCTGGCTTCGGCCTGGGCCCACCAGCGCACCCTGCGCCTGGCCGACGGTCCGGACGAAGTCCATGCCCGCGCCATCGCCCGGATCGAATTTGCCCGCCACTCGGCCAATGCCAAGGCCGACGGTGCGTTCAGCTCGGGCGATCTGGGAGTCGCCCGCTAA
- a CDS encoding Zn-dependent alcohol dehydrogenase, which yields MKAAVLVAPNQPLEIEELSISKPGPHEVLIRTAACGLCHSDLHFIEGTYPHALPAVPGHEAAGIVEAVGSEVRTVKVGDAVVTCLSAFCGHCEFCVTGRMALCLGADTRRAPGSESRLSRGDGSPVAQMLNLSAFAEMMLIHEHACTRIDPEMPLDRASVIGCAVTTGAGTIFNACKVTPGETVAVVGCGGVGLAAINAAKIAGAGKIIAADPMPEKRELAMKLGATHTVDALADDAAAQIVEITKGGVDHAVEAVGRPASGELAVKSLRRGGTATILGMMPLNHSVGLSAMDLLSGKKLQGAIMGMNHFPVDMPRLVDFYMRGLLDLDTIIAERIPLSQINEGFEKMKGGHSARSVIVFDQ from the coding sequence ATGAAAGCCGCAGTCCTCGTCGCCCCTAACCAGCCGCTCGAGATTGAGGAGCTGTCGATCAGCAAGCCGGGTCCGCACGAAGTGCTGATCCGCACCGCCGCCTGCGGCCTGTGCCATTCCGACCTGCACTTCATCGAAGGCACCTATCCCCACGCCCTGCCGGCCGTGCCGGGCCATGAGGCCGCCGGGATCGTCGAGGCAGTCGGCAGCGAGGTCCGCACGGTCAAGGTTGGCGATGCGGTCGTGACCTGTCTCTCGGCCTTCTGCGGCCACTGCGAGTTCTGCGTCACCGGCCGCATGGCGCTGTGCCTGGGGGCCGACACCCGCCGCGCTCCGGGCAGCGAATCGCGCCTGTCACGCGGTGACGGCAGCCCCGTCGCCCAGATGCTCAACCTTTCGGCCTTTGCCGAAATGATGCTGATCCATGAGCACGCCTGCACCCGGATCGATCCGGAAATGCCGCTCGATCGCGCATCGGTGATCGGCTGCGCGGTGACCACGGGCGCGGGCACGATCTTCAACGCCTGCAAGGTGACGCCGGGTGAGACCGTGGCCGTGGTCGGCTGCGGCGGCGTGGGCCTGGCCGCAATCAACGCCGCCAAGATCGCCGGCGCGGGCAAGATCATCGCCGCTGATCCGATGCCCGAGAAGCGCGAACTGGCGATGAAGCTGGGCGCAACCCACACAGTCGACGCCCTGGCTGACGATGCCGCGGCACAGATCGTCGAGATCACAAAGGGCGGGGTTGACCACGCGGTCGAAGCCGTCGGCCGTCCGGCCTCGGGCGAACTCGCGGTCAAGTCGCTGCGCCGCGGCGGCACGGCGACGATCCTCGGCATGATGCCGCTGAACCACTCGGTCGGCCTCTCGGCGATGGACCTGCTCTCGGGCAAGAAGCTGCAGGGCGCGATCATGGGGATGAACCACTTCCCGGTCGACATGCCGCGCCTCGTCGATTTCTACATGCGCGGCCTGCTCGATCTCGACACAATCATCGCCGAGCGCATCCCGCTGTCGCAGATCAACGAAGGCTTCGAGAAGATGAAGGGCGGCCACTCCGCCCGCTCGGTAATCGTGTTCGACCAGTAA
- a CDS encoding phosphotransferase family protein — MSEPAINADEAFVGTVEPEGADRLDEAKLTEWMQANVAGFKGPLHLTKFKGGQSNPTYKIEAASGNYVLRRKPFGPLLPSAHAVDREYKVQNALNKAGFPAARQFGLCTDENVVGSWFYIMDMVDGKTIWDGAMPGDEPAYRRDTYFAMIDTLAALHTVDVEAVGLSDFGKPGNYFGRQVDRWTKQYKLSETEHMPDMERLIEWLPKTLPEQTRTSVVHGDYRIDNMIWAKDKPEVLAVLDWELSTLGDPLGDFSYVCMAWVTENGGRSGVSDLDRKALGIPELDEVVARYCEKTGRDSLPDMNWLFAYNFFRLAGILQGIKKRVIDGTASSAHAKAQSDRVQPLVDRATEFAKLAGM; from the coding sequence ATGAGCGAACCAGCGATTAACGCGGACGAGGCCTTTGTCGGCACGGTCGAACCGGAAGGTGCCGACCGGCTCGACGAAGCCAAGCTGACCGAGTGGATGCAGGCCAATGTGGCGGGCTTCAAGGGCCCGCTGCACCTGACCAAGTTCAAGGGCGGGCAATCGAACCCGACCTACAAGATCGAGGCAGCCAGCGGCAATTACGTGCTGCGCCGCAAGCCGTTCGGCCCGCTGCTGCCCAGCGCCCATGCCGTGGACCGCGAATACAAGGTCCAGAACGCGCTCAACAAGGCCGGTTTCCCGGCAGCGCGCCAGTTTGGCCTGTGCACCGACGAGAACGTCGTCGGCTCTTGGTTCTACATCATGGACATGGTCGACGGGAAAACGATCTGGGACGGGGCCATGCCGGGTGACGAACCTGCCTATCGCCGCGACACCTATTTCGCGATGATCGATACCCTGGCGGCACTCCACACCGTCGACGTCGAGGCGGTCGGACTGTCGGACTTCGGCAAGCCGGGCAATTACTTCGGCCGCCAGGTCGATCGCTGGACCAAGCAGTACAAGCTCTCCGAAACCGAGCACATGCCCGACATGGAGCGGCTGATCGAATGGCTGCCGAAGACCCTGCCCGAGCAGACCCGCACCAGCGTGGTCCATGGTGACTACCGGATCGACAACATGATCTGGGCCAAGGACAAGCCGGAAGTACTGGCCGTGCTCGACTGGGAGCTTTCGACCCTGGGCGATCCGCTGGGTGATTTCTCCTACGTCTGCATGGCCTGGGTCACCGAAAACGGCGGGCGTTCCGGCGTGTCGGATCTTGATCGCAAGGCGTTGGGCATTCCCGAGCTGGACGAAGTGGTCGCGCGTTATTGCGAAAAAACCGGCCGCGACAGCCTGCCCGACATGAACTGGTTGTTCGCCTACAACTTCTTCCGTCTCGCCGGCATTTTGCAGGGGATCAAGAAGCGGGTGATCGACGGCACGGCCAGCTCGGCCCACGCCAAGGCCCAGTCAGACCGCGTCCAGCCGCTGGTTGACCGGGCAACCGAATTCGCCAAGCTGGCAGGGATGTAG
- a CDS encoding CaiB/BaiF CoA transferase family protein, with the protein MTEPASKTPRALDGIKVLDLSRVLAGPWCTQILADLGAEVLKVEHPGRGDDTRAWGPPFLKLPDGSDDPRESAYYLCTNRNKRSAAIDMATPEGAALIRRLASEADILVENFKVGGLAKYGLDYASIAAINPAIVYCSITGFGQTGPYTQRGGYDFVAQGMGGFMSVTGEEHGGPLRAGVAMADLSTGNFAAISILAALRHAERTGEGQQIDISLLDTQIAMMANQGSSYLVGGVVPGRLGNRHPTVVPYTTFEVADGVLIIAIGNDLQFRAFCTEMGVPELGTDPRFALARDRLANRDAIEAIVADLVKDQARDALIARLEAAGVPVGPVNTLEDVFNDPFVEARGTLHKFVREDGVEIPSVAYPGKLSRTPAQFDRRPPRVGEHSRELLAEWLGVDEAEFTALAAAGAVKS; encoded by the coding sequence ATGACCGAACCTGCTTCGAAAACTCCGCGCGCGCTTGATGGTATCAAGGTGCTGGACCTGTCGCGCGTCCTGGCTGGCCCCTGGTGCACGCAGATCCTTGCAGACCTTGGCGCGGAAGTGCTGAAGGTCGAGCATCCTGGCCGCGGCGACGACACGCGCGCCTGGGGTCCGCCGTTCCTCAAGCTGCCGGACGGGAGCGATGATCCCCGGGAAAGCGCCTATTACCTCTGCACCAACCGCAACAAACGCTCGGCTGCGATCGACATGGCGACGCCTGAAGGCGCCGCGCTGATCCGGCGGTTGGCCTCCGAGGCGGATATCCTGGTGGAGAACTTCAAGGTTGGCGGTCTGGCCAAGTACGGGCTCGACTATGCCAGCATCGCCGCGATCAACCCGGCGATCGTCTACTGCTCGATCACCGGGTTCGGCCAGACCGGCCCCTATACCCAGCGCGGCGGCTATGACTTCGTGGCCCAGGGGATGGGCGGTTTCATGTCGGTGACTGGCGAGGAGCACGGCGGCCCCCTGCGGGCCGGGGTGGCGATGGCCGATCTTTCGACTGGCAACTTCGCCGCAATCTCGATCCTCGCCGCGCTGCGCCATGCCGAGCGGACCGGCGAGGGGCAGCAGATCGACATCTCGCTGCTCGACACGCAGATCGCGATGATGGCCAACCAGGGCTCAAGCTATCTGGTCGGCGGCGTGGTGCCGGGGCGGCTCGGCAATCGCCACCCGACGGTAGTGCCCTACACCACCTTCGAGGTTGCCGACGGGGTGCTGATCATCGCGATTGGCAATGACCTCCAGTTCCGGGCCTTCTGCACCGAGATGGGCGTGCCCGAGCTTGGCACGGACCCGCGCTTTGCCCTGGCCCGTGACCGGCTGGCCAACCGCGACGCGATCGAGGCGATCGTGGCCGACTTGGTCAAGGATCAGGCGCGCGACGCGCTGATTGCGCGGCTTGAAGCCGCCGGCGTGCCGGTCGGCCCGGTCAACACGCTGGAGGACGTCTTCAACGATCCCTTCGTCGAAGCTCGCGGGACGCTGCACAAGTTTGTGCGTGAGGACGGGGTGGAAATTCCCTCGGTCGCCTATCCGGGCAAGCTCTCGCGCACGCCCGCGCAGTTCGATCGCCGCCCGCCGCGCGTGGGTGAGCACAGCCGCGAATTGCTGGCCGAATGGCTAGGGGTGGACGAAGCCGAATTCACCGCCTTGGCCGCAGCCGGAGCGGTGAAGAGCTAA
- a CDS encoding S8 family peptidase produces the protein MQFSTRPIARWHLAAALTSFLLVAACGGGGGGSVGSTPTPIATPTPTPTPSPTPTTSPTPTPTPTPSASFLTSEYNRSSGPSQHGALTPWAAGYSGRGVTIGIVDTGIDSDSPEFAGRLASASDDVAGSRGLDNPDSDHGTNVALVAAAARDNIGVVGLAFNSTIAMFRADTAGTCANNDPNDPKDGCKLADSAIALGVDRAVAAGAKVINLSLGGSSPSTGLRQAVARAASAGVVVVVAAGNDGDSTDPAVDPTNPDPFATGLRQAGAGNVIIAGSVDKDNAFSAFSNKAGAEAGWFLSARGEKVCCVYENGVLKITTDASGQRFQYVFSGTSFAAPQIAGAAALLFQAFPNLTATQVVDLLLRTARDAGATGTDTTFGRGILDLNAAFAPQGTTSIAGTAIPVPVGDTTGVTSSPMGDAGPRAGSIDTVVLDGYQRAYGFNLAVGLRGAQVQPKLAPALESNSRNLSLAGGKVALAFSIDATGRIAKLPWTGQLRLTREQAEQARVLAARAVMQIAPGRRIGFAFEQGADGLVAQLQGRDQPAFLIARSPLDDLGFGATGQASFAVRESLGPWGLTVSAERGSAQAAARVNLAGLAGDRLPGVPASRFGVSLDRRFGDLDAALGASWLIEKDSVLGARFHQAFGARGADSLFLDASMGWQVSPGWRLGAAWRRGLTRPQAGGMITSGSRLITSAWAFDAQRIGVFAADDSLALRISQPLRVERGGLSLNLPVDYSYTTLSPIYGQRLLSLAPKGREQDVEMVWRGGLWNGTAMASLYYRKDPGHYSTLPDDRGVAVSWNRQF, from the coding sequence ATGCAATTCTCAACCCGTCCCATCGCGCGCTGGCATCTCGCTGCAGCCCTGACCTCGTTCTTGCTGGTTGCAGCCTGCGGCGGCGGTGGCGGCGGCTCGGTCGGCAGCACGCCGACCCCGATCGCGACTCCGACGCCAACTCCCACCCCGTCTCCGACACCGACCACCAGTCCCACGCCCACCCCGACCCCCACACCCAGCGCCAGCTTCCTGACCAGCGAATACAACCGCTCGTCGGGTCCAAGCCAGCATGGGGCGCTGACGCCGTGGGCGGCCGGCTACAGCGGCCGGGGCGTTACGATTGGGATCGTCGATACCGGGATCGACAGCGACAGCCCGGAGTTCGCTGGACGGCTCGCTTCCGCTTCGGATGACGTTGCCGGAAGCCGCGGACTCGACAACCCGGACAGCGATCATGGCACCAACGTCGCATTGGTTGCGGCGGCCGCGCGCGACAATATCGGCGTGGTCGGACTGGCGTTCAATTCGACCATTGCGATGTTCCGCGCCGATACGGCGGGAACCTGCGCCAACAACGATCCGAACGATCCCAAGGATGGTTGCAAGCTAGCCGATTCGGCGATTGCCCTGGGGGTCGACCGGGCGGTTGCGGCCGGAGCGAAGGTTATCAACCTCTCGCTCGGCGGCTCGTCGCCAAGCACTGGCTTGCGGCAGGCCGTGGCCCGGGCCGCCAGTGCCGGGGTGGTAGTGGTGGTTGCCGCCGGCAACGATGGCGATTCGACCGATCCCGCAGTCGATCCCACTAACCCGGATCCCTTCGCCACCGGCCTGCGCCAGGCCGGGGCGGGCAATGTCATCATCGCTGGCTCGGTCGACAAGGACAATGCCTTCTCGGCCTTCTCCAACAAGGCCGGAGCCGAAGCCGGCTGGTTCCTCTCAGCGCGCGGCGAAAAGGTTTGCTGCGTTTACGAGAACGGGGTGCTCAAGATCACCACCGATGCCAGCGGACAGCGCTTCCAGTATGTCTTCTCGGGCACGAGCTTTGCCGCGCCGCAGATTGCCGGGGCAGCGGCGCTGCTGTTTCAGGCCTTCCCCAACCTGACGGCCACGCAGGTGGTTGACCTGCTGCTACGCACCGCGCGCGATGCCGGGGCAACCGGGACCGATACAACTTTTGGCCGCGGCATCCTTGACCTTAATGCCGCCTTCGCGCCGCAGGGCACCACCAGCATTGCCGGTACAGCGATCCCGGTCCCGGTCGGCGATACGACCGGCGTAACCTCCAGCCCGATGGGCGATGCCGGGCCGCGCGCCGGGTCGATCGATACGGTAGTGCTCGATGGCTATCAGCGCGCCTATGGCTTCAACCTGGCGGTCGGCCTGCGCGGGGCGCAGGTCCAGCCCAAGCTGGCTCCGGCGCTTGAATCGAACAGCCGCAACCTGTCGCTGGCCGGCGGCAAGGTGGCGCTGGCCTTTTCGATCGATGCGACCGGGCGGATTGCCAAGCTCCCATGGACCGGCCAGTTGCGGCTGACGCGCGAGCAGGCTGAGCAGGCGCGGGTGCTGGCCGCCCGCGCGGTAATGCAGATTGCGCCCGGGCGGCGGATTGGCTTTGCCTTCGAACAGGGCGCCGATGGGCTCGTTGCGCAGCTCCAGGGCCGCGACCAACCGGCTTTCCTGATTGCGCGTTCACCGCTCGACGATCTGGGCTTCGGGGCGACGGGCCAGGCCAGCTTTGCCGTGCGCGAAAGCCTTGGCCCCTGGGGCCTGACGGTAAGTGCCGAGCGCGGCTCGGCCCAGGCGGCGGCGCGGGTCAACCTGGCTGGCCTTGCCGGAGATCGCCTGCCGGGGGTGCCGGCCTCGCGGTTCGGCGTTTCGCTCGATCGCCGCTTTGGCGATCTCGATGCAGCACTGGGTGCAAGCTGGCTGATCGAGAAGGATTCGGTGCTGGGCGCACGGTTCCACCAGGCCTTCGGCGCGCGCGGCGCCGACAGCCTGTTCCTTGATGCCAGCATGGGCTGGCAGGTCTCGCCCGGCTGGCGGCTGGGCGCGGCCTGGCGCCGCGGGCTCACGCGGCCACAGGCGGGCGGAATGATCACGTCCGGCTCGCGGTTGATTACTTCGGCTTGGGCCTTCGACGCTCAGCGGATCGGGGTCTTTGCCGCAGACGACAGCCTGGCCCTGCGGATTTCGCAGCCGCTGCGGGTGGAAAGAGGCGGGCTCTCGCTCAACCTGCCGGTCGACTATTCCTACACCACGCTTAGTCCGATCTATGGACAGCGGCTGCTCTCGCTCGCTCCGAAGGGGCGTGAGCAGGATGTCGAAATGGTCTGGCGCGGCGGCCTGTGGAACGGGACGGCAATGGCCAGCCTCTACTACCGTAAGGATCCCGGCCACTATTCGACCCTGCCCGATGATCGCGGCGTGGCGGTAAGCTGGAACCGGCAGTTCTAG
- the dapD gene encoding 2,3,4,5-tetrahydropyridine-2,6-dicarboxylate N-succinyltransferase, whose amino-acid sequence MTADLATAIEAAWERRDTVTPASADVRAVVEAALELLDNGQARVAEPDGQGGWQVNQWLKKAVLLSFRLNDNEVVPGGAAGAPAFDKVPSKFAGWGENRFREAGFRVVPGAVVRRGSHIGKGVVLMPSFVNIGAHVGDGTMVDTWATVGSCAQIGKNVHLSGGVGIGGVLEPLQAGPVVIEDNCFIGARSEVVEGVRICEGAVLSMGVFIGASTKIVDRATGEVHVGRVPPYAVVVPGSMPGKPLPDGSPGPSLYCAVIVKTVDAQTRAKTAINELLRD is encoded by the coding sequence ATGACCGCTGACCTCGCCACTGCCATCGAAGCCGCCTGGGAACGGCGCGATACCGTAACGCCCGCCAGCGCCGATGTGCGCGCCGTGGTTGAGGCGGCACTCGAGCTGCTCGACAATGGCCAGGCCCGGGTGGCCGAGCCCGATGGCCAGGGCGGCTGGCAGGTCAACCAGTGGCTCAAGAAGGCCGTGCTGCTGAGCTTCCGGCTGAACGACAACGAAGTCGTGCCGGGCGGTGCCGCCGGGGCCCCGGCCTTTGACAAGGTACCCTCCAAATTCGCCGGCTGGGGCGAGAACCGCTTTCGCGAAGCCGGCTTCCGCGTTGTCCCCGGCGCCGTGGTCCGTCGCGGCTCGCATATCGGCAAGGGCGTCGTGCTGATGCCCAGCTTCGTCAACATCGGTGCCCATGTCGGCGATGGAACGATGGTCGATACCTGGGCCACGGTCGGCTCCTGTGCCCAGATCGGCAAGAACGTGCACCTCTCAGGCGGGGTCGGGATCGGCGGCGTGCTCGAGCCGCTTCAGGCCGGGCCCGTGGTGATCGAGGACAACTGCTTCATCGGCGCGCGCAGCGAAGTGGTCGAAGGCGTGCGGATCTGCGAAGGGGCCGTTCTCTCGATGGGCGTGTTCATCGGCGCCTCGACCAAGATCGTCGATCGCGCGACCGGCGAAGTCCATGTCGGGCGGGTGCCGCCCTATGCCGTGGTCGTGCCGGGTTCGATGCCGGGTAAGCCGCTGCCCGATGGCAGCCCGGGCCCGTCGCTCTACTGTGCCGTGATCGTCAAGACCGTCGACGCCCAGACCCGCGCCAAAACCGCGATCAACGAACTGCTGCGCGACTAG
- a CDS encoding aspartate/glutamate racemase family protein gives MKLLGLIGGMSWESSAEYYRLINQGVRDRAGPSASARCLLWSFDFSEIEALQMAGEWQRATDLLIDAARRLEASGCTALMICTNTMHKLADAVQGAVGVPLLHIADPAAAKARQLGCRTIGLLGTAFTLEQTFYRDRLAAAGLDVVVPPAEDRLEVHRIIYEELIAGIISEPSRAAYRAIAVRLAEQGAEAIILGCTEIGLLLKDGDCSIPLLDTTALHAEAAVDYLLAP, from the coding sequence ATGAAGCTGCTCGGCCTGATCGGGGGAATGAGCTGGGAAAGCTCGGCCGAGTACTACCGGCTAATCAACCAGGGGGTGCGTGACCGCGCCGGGCCGAGTGCTTCTGCCCGCTGCCTGCTCTGGTCGTTCGACTTCAGCGAAATCGAGGCGCTGCAGATGGCGGGCGAATGGCAGCGTGCGACCGACCTGCTCATCGACGCGGCCCGCCGGCTCGAGGCCTCCGGTTGCACGGCGTTGATGATCTGCACCAACACGATGCACAAGCTGGCCGATGCAGTGCAGGGGGCGGTCGGCGTTCCGCTGCTGCACATCGCCGATCCCGCTGCGGCGAAAGCCCGGCAGCTGGGTTGCAGGACAATCGGCCTGCTCGGCACGGCCTTCACTTTGGAGCAGACGTTCTATCGCGACCGGCTGGCGGCGGCCGGGCTCGACGTTGTCGTCCCGCCGGCCGAGGATCGGTTGGAAGTGCACCGGATTATCTACGAAGAGCTGATCGCCGGCATCATCAGCGAGCCTTCGCGCGCAGCGTACCGCGCGATCGCGGTGCGACTGGCGGAGCAAGGGGCCGAGGCCATCATACTGGGCTGCACCGAGATCGGGCTGCTGCTGAAGGATGGCGATTGCTCGATCCCGCTGCTCGATACGACCGCACTTCATGCCGAAGCCGCGGTCGACTATCTGCTGGCACCATGA
- a CDS encoding potassium channel family protein, translated as MSQNLFLQFAVSSLMVVFCVVIHGLGLFGLNRALRTEASIERLQRIDPLSPRGTAFTLVVVIAMLALHGIEIWLFALAYIVLGAIPQLEPALYFSTISYSTVGYNDLHMAPDWRLLGAFESVLGIFLLGWSTAFFFRMIGRIDPH; from the coding sequence ATGAGCCAGAACCTGTTCCTGCAATTCGCCGTATCGTCACTGATGGTGGTGTTCTGCGTCGTAATCCACGGGCTGGGCCTGTTTGGGCTTAACCGGGCGCTGCGCACGGAGGCCTCGATCGAACGGCTGCAACGCATTGATCCACTCTCGCCGCGCGGCACGGCTTTCACTCTGGTCGTCGTAATCGCCATGCTGGCGCTTCACGGAATCGAGATCTGGCTGTTTGCGCTGGCCTACATCGTGCTCGGCGCGATCCCGCAGCTTGAACCGGCGCTCTATTTCTCGACCATCAGCTATTCCACTGTGGGCTACAACGATCTGCACATGGCACCCGACTGGCGTTTGCTGGGTGCCTTTGAGTCGGTGTTGGGAATCTTCCTGCTTGGCTGGTCGACGGCCTTCTTCTTCCGCATGATCGGGCGGATCGACCCGCACTAG
- a CDS encoding dipeptidase has product MRHHLLLAASLLAFAAPLAAQSPEAVAAAALKAAPVWDGHNDVPEQLRDRRKNVLGDFSFADTAGTADPAKNVAAMQTDLQRLRAGKVGAQFWSVYVSANLNDQQAVQATLEQIDVTKRLVARNAADMQLCVTSDCVAKAMKAGKIASLMGMEGGHSIGGSLAVLRQMYELGARYMTLTHFKNTAWADAATDAPVHDGLTDFGRDVVREMQRLGMLVDLSHVSEATMMDALDVAKAPVIFSHSNALAVNSHPRNVPDAVLARLKANGGIVMVNAYPAYVVEATRQWNVQRATEEARLKALHIGQPKVAADALSAWVKANPAPIGSLKDVADHLDHIRKLAGADAVGLGGDYDGIETTVAGMEDVSTYPALFVELARRGWTQAELEGLASRNMMRVMKAAEAYAASRKGDAPIENPVSF; this is encoded by the coding sequence ATGCGCCACCATCTGTTGCTCGCCGCCTCGCTTCTGGCTTTCGCCGCGCCGCTTGCCGCGCAAAGCCCGGAGGCGGTCGCCGCCGCCGCGCTCAAGGCCGCGCCGGTGTGGGACGGACACAACGACGTGCCTGAACAGCTGCGTGACCGGCGCAAAAACGTGCTCGGCGATTTCAGCTTTGCGGATACGGCTGGCACCGCCGATCCGGCCAAGAACGTGGCGGCGATGCAGACCGACCTCCAGCGCTTGCGGGCGGGCAAGGTCGGAGCGCAGTTCTGGTCGGTTTATGTCTCGGCCAATCTTAACGACCAGCAGGCGGTCCAGGCAACACTTGAGCAGATCGACGTGACCAAGCGACTGGTCGCCCGCAACGCGGCCGACATGCAGCTCTGTGTCACATCCGACTGCGTCGCCAAGGCGATGAAGGCGGGCAAGATCGCCTCGCTGATGGGGATGGAGGGGGGCCACTCGATCGGGGGCAGCCTGGCCGTGCTGCGCCAGATGTACGAACTGGGCGCGCGCTACATGACGCTGACCCATTTCAAGAATACCGCCTGGGCAGATGCCGCCACCGACGCCCCGGTGCATGACGGCCTGACCGACTTCGGCCGCGACGTGGTGCGCGAGATGCAGCGGCTCGGCATGCTGGTCGATCTTAGCCATGTCAGCGAGGCTACGATGATGGACGCGCTCGATGTCGCCAAGGCGCCGGTGATCTTCAGCCACTCGAATGCGCTGGCGGTCAACAGCCACCCGCGCAACGTGCCCGATGCCGTACTGGCGCGGCTGAAGGCCAATGGCGGGATCGTGATGGTCAACGCCTATCCGGCCTATGTGGTCGAGGCGACGCGGCAGTGGAACGTGCAGCGTGCGACCGAGGAAGCGCGGCTGAAGGCGCTTCATATCGGCCAGCCCAAGGTGGCGGCGGATGCCTTGTCTGCCTGGGTCAAGGCCAATCCGGCACCGATCGGCTCACTCAAGGACGTGGCCGATCACCTTGATCACATCCGCAAGCTGGCCGGAGCGGATGCCGTTGGCCTGGGCGGGGACTATGACGGGATTGAGACCACAGTGGCCGGGATGGAAGACGTTTCGACCTATCCCGCGCTGTTCGTCGAACTGGCGCGGCGCGGCTGGACCCAGGCCGAACTGGAAGGCCTGGCCAGCCGCAACATGATGCGGGTGATGAAAGCGGCCGAAGCCTATGCGGCTTCTCGCAAGGGTGACGCGCCGATCGAGAACCCGGTATCTTTCTAG